GTTCAAGTCGATGAGTCCCGGCGCTCGGATGACGGCGGGCTTGTTGCTCGTGGCGGTCGTCGTGAGCCTCGGCTACTTGTTCAACGCGCAAGGCGCTGGTGCCGACACGTTTCTGTTGAACGGCCAATCTTTCTCGGCCGACGAGCTCTCGGCCATGGAAGCGGCCTTCGGCAAAGCGGGACTTTCCGATTACTCGGTCGACGGTTCGCGAGTGCGCATCGTGAAGTCGCGCCAGGCCGCGTTCTTGGGTGCTTTGGCCGATGGCGGCGCGCTCCCTGCGCACTTCGGCGACCATCTCAACTCGGCGGCCAATTCGCCGGGGCCGTTTACCAGCCGGGCTCAGCAAGAAGAAATGATGAAGGTCGCGAAGCAGAAGGAGCTCGCGATGGTGATCCGTTCGATGAGCGGAGTCGAAAACGCGGTCGTCCATTACGACATTCAAAAACGAAGCGGCGGCCTGAGCAACAACCAGATCGTCACCGCTTCGGTGAGCGTAAAGCCGCGCGGCAATCTGCAGCTCGAAGAGCACCGCGTGCCGATGATCCGCTCGCTCGTCGCCGCGGCCATCGCCGGGCTTTCGCCGGGGAACGTCACCGTCGTCGACATCAACGGTCGCGCCTATTCGGGCTCCGGAACCAACGGCGGCGGAGGGGCGATGGACGATCCGTACCTGAGCATGACGCGAGCCTACAAAGACATGATCGAAACCGGCATTCGCGATGCCTTGGCTTACGTGCCGGGCATTACTGCGACGGCGAACGTCGAGCTCGACCGCGAGATGGTGAAGAAGATCGTCGATACGAAGGTCGATCCGAAGACGATTCCGATCAGCCTCAAGACACAAGAGAACTCGCTGACGTCGAACTCCTCGACCGGAGCCGGCGGCCGAACCGGTTTGCAAGCGCAACAACCGAACCAACCCGCTTCGTTGCCCAACGGCGGCGGAGGAGGCTCGCAGACCGAAGACACACGCTCGACCAACGAGCAGATGAACGCCGCGTCGCACTCCAACTCCACGATCGAAATGGCGGGCCTGACGCCGAAGCGGGTTGCCGTGGCGATCGGAGTGCCGAGCGACTACTTCGAGAAAGTGTGGCAAGTACAAAACCCGCCGGCCGACGGAGCGGAAAAGAAGAAGCCCGACGCCGCGGCGCTCGCCACGGTCGAGGCTTCGGAAACGAAACGAATCAAAGAACATGTGATGCAGTTGATCCCGAAGCCGTTCGATCCGGCGCAACCGATCGACATGGCGACGCTCGTCACCGTCACGGCGTTCTCGCGCGTGGCACCGCCGGAGCTCATCGGGCCGAGCATCGTCGATCGGGGGCTCGACTGGTTCGCGCAGTCGTGGAGCACGCTCGGCATGATCGGGCTCGGGCTGTTCAGCTTGATGATGTTGAAGTCGTTCGTCGGTTCGGTAGTGCCGGCGAATCCGGCACCGGAAATCCAAGCGACGACGATCTCCAGCGAAGAAGACGATGAGCCGGCAGCGAAGGGATCGATAGCAGCTTCGGGCGAAAAAGATGCGAACGGCAAGTCGAAGCAGCGGACGTTGCAGCGTCGGCTCGGCACCGGCATGTCGCTGCGCGAAGAGTTGATCGACATGGTGCGCGAAGATCCCGAAGCGGCCGCGAACGTGTTGCGTAGCTGGATCGGCAACGCGACGTAGTAAAGCCGTGAAGCGGATCAACGAGTCGGGCACTTAATCAAAGATCGGAACATACGATGGCGGGAAGCGACGAACAACTTCGCAAGGCGGCCGTGCTCGTCGCGGCACTCGATGCCGATTCGGCCGACGCGCTGCTCGATCGGATGTCGCCCATTCAGGCAGGGCTGATCCGCCGGATGCTCGTCGAGATCATCGACGTCGATCCGCGCGAACAAGAAATTTTGATGGCGGAGTTCGTCGGACGTCCGACCGGCCCGGCTGCCGAAGCCGGCGTGTCGCTCGAACTTTCGAGCCTAGCCGGCGAGTTGCCTGTCGCTACGGAACGTGCGCAGCCGGCGTTTCGCTTTTTGCAGGAAGCTCCGGACGAAGACTTACGGGAGTTGCTCAAAGGGGAACGGCCGCAAACCGTGGCCGTCGTCGTTTCGCATCTGCCGTCGCAACGCGCGGCCGAAGTGCTCGCGACGTTGCCCGATGCGCTGCAGGCCGACGTGATGCGGCGCTTGGCGCGATTGGACGAAACGGATGTCGAGGTGTTGGCCGATGTCGAGAAGGCGCTCGAGCGCCGGTTTCGTCGTCGCTTGCAGCCCGACGCCGGACGCTTGGCCGGAGTCGGCGCGGTGAAGGGGATCCTCGACGACGCTTCGCCCGACCAGCGCCGCAACTTGCTCTCGAACATTGCTCGACAAGACCCGAGCTTGGCGTCGCGGCTGACGCGGTCGACCGTGACGTTCGCCGCTCTCGCGACCTTGACCGATGCCGCTTTGCGCACGCTCTGCGAAACGGCCGACCACGAAGCGCTCGTCGTGGCGCTAGCCGGCGGCGAGTTGGACTTCACGCGCAGGATCGCCGGCGTGTTGCCGCGCATGCGGGCCGCGAAGTTGCAAGCTGACATCGATTCGCTGGGCCCGACGCGACTGAGCGACGTCGAGCTCGCGCAGGACGAGATCGTGCATACGGCGCGGTTTTTGGAAAACTCCGGTCGGCTCGCTTGGCTCGATGGCGCAGCGCTGAACGAACTCGCACAGCGCACCTCCGCTCAAGCCGCCTAACTCCTTTCGCGAACCATTACGGAAACGATTCACGACATGGCCTCGATCATCAAAGCCGGCGAAATGAGCTCCCTCGCGGGGAGCAACTCGGCGTTCAACTTCGACGACATGGCGCAACATGCCGACGCCTATGTGCGGCAAGTGCGCGAGCAGGCCGGAAAGATCGTCGCGGATGCGCGGAAGCAGGCCGACCAGATTCGTCAACAGGCCGAGATCGATGGGCTGAAAGCGGCACGGCAGAAGATGCAGGCGCAAGTCGAAGCGGAAACAGCCAAACGGATGGAAGCGATTTTGCCGGCCGTGCGGAGCGTCGTCGAAGAAACGCTGACGGCGAAAGAAGCCTGGCTCGCGAAATGGGAACGGGACGGAGTTCATCTCGCGACCCGCATCGCCGAGCGCATCTTGCGGCGCGAACTAGCCCAGCGACCGGAACTGCCGCTCACGCTGGTGCGCGAGTCGCTCGAACTGTCGGCGGCCGGCGAAGGGGTGCGGATCTCTATGAACCCGACCGATCTCGCGGCGTTCGGCCTGCAGATCGAAGCGCTGCTGCGCGAGATGAAACGGTCGGGCGAAGCCGAAGTGGTCGAAGACGAAGCGATCGCTCGCGGTGGCTGCCGCGTCGAAACGAAGCACGGCATGATCGACCAACGAATCGAAACCCAATTGCAAAGAATCGAAGAAGAACTGACCTGAGTGAAGTGATAAATGCTAAGTGATAAATGCTAAGTGACGGACATGAAGCTCGATCCAACTCCGGACATTTATCATTTATCACTTAGCATTCTCCGACCCCTGACCTCCGACCCCTGACCCCTTCCGCTCCATGCTCGAACTTGCCGACCAACTCGACGACATTCTCCCCGCGGCGCTGGAAGGGCGGATCGTGCGCACGATCGGCATGACGGCCGCTGCGGCGGGCTTTCCGGCTCCGGTCGGGGCGCTGGTCGAGATCCAACGGCATGCCGGTCCGCCGCTGGAGGCCGAAGTGATCGGCTTTCGCGACGACCTCACGCTGCTGTTCCCCTTCGCCGATCTCGCCGGGATTCGCCAGGGAGATCGGGTCCGACTGAAACGAACGAAGAACCTGCTGCGCGTCGGCGAACAGTTGCTCGGGCGGGTCATCGATGCCCGCGGTATCGCGATCGATGGGCGGCCGCAACCGATGCTCAGCGATCGGGCTCCGCTCGATCGGAAACCGCCGAACCCCGTCGAACGTCCGCGAATCGACAAGCCGATCTCGACCGGCGTGCGCGTGATCGACGGCTTGCTCACCTGCGGACAAGGGCAGCGGATGGGGATCTTCGCCGGCTCGGGAGTCGGCAAGAGCGTGACGCTCGGCATGATGGCGAAGTACACGTCGGCCGATGTGAACGTGATCGCGCTGATCGGCGAACGAGGCCGAGAGTTGAACGAATTTCTTGAACGAGACCTCGGACCGCAAGGACGCGCGCGCAGCGTCGTCGTCGCGGCGACGAGCGATGAGCCGGCGCTGTTGCGCGTGCGGGCCGCCTTCGCGGCGACCGCCGTAGCGGAATGGTTTCGCGATCGCGGGAAGAACGTCCTGTTGATTATGGATTCGCTGACTCGGTTTGCCTTGGCCCAGCGCGAGATCGGTCTCGCGGCCGGCGAGCCTCCGACGACGCGCGGCTTTCCGCCCTCAGTGTTTGCGCTGTTGCCGAAGCTCGTCGAACGGGCCGGGCGCACGAAGCAAGGGAGCATCACGGCGTTCTACTCCGTGCTCGTCGAAGGGGATGATGAAAACGAACCGATCGCCGACTGCGTGCGCGGCTTGCTCGACGGCCACACTTGGCTCTCGCGCAAGATCGCTTCGCGGAATCATTATCCGGCGGTCGATGTGCTGGCGAGCTTGAGTCGGTTGATGAGCGAAGTCGCATCGCCCGAGCATCGCGACGCGGCGGGGATCGTGCGCGAGTTGATGGCTTCGTATCGCGACAACGAAGACTTGATTTCGATCGGCGCCTATCGCAAAGGCTCGAACCGGACGATCGATCTGGCGATCGAGATGCAAGAAATCATCAACACGTTTTTGAAACAAGAAGTGTCGGAGTCGTGTACGGTCGCGCAAGCGCAGCAGTTGCTCGCGCAGATCAAGCAAATTTGCCAGCAGAAGGTCAAAGCGGCGGTCGGAAACGAACCGGCCGCGGTTGGAAGTCGTTAAAGGTTTTAGTCCGAAAATACGTCGTATTGAGCCGGATCGTCGAGTTTTATGGCTGCGTTTAAGTTTCGCTTACAGACGTTGGTACGCATCCGCGAGGGAGCTCGCGACGAGCGGCGCGAGCAATTAGCCGAAGTGCTGCGCATCGACGAAGCGCTGCAGGCGCAGCTTACCGACTTAGAGCGCGACCGGCATCAAGCGCGACGAGAACAGACGTTCGGAGTCGGGCGAGTCGACGTCGATCGGATGCTCGGAATGCAGCGCTACGAAGCGCTCCTCATTGCCGAAATCGAACACGTGCAAAGGCAGCGCACGAAAGTGGGCGAAGAGTTGGAACGCCGCCGGCTGGCGCTCTTGGAAGCCGATCGCGAGGTGCGCGTGTTGGAGAAGCTGCGCGAAGTCCGCCTGGCGGAGTATCGCGCGGAGACGGCGGTAGCGGAAATGAAAGTCACCGATGAAGCGGCGGCGAGATGCGTCGGAGAGGAGTTCGATCGATGAACAAACTCTTTAACGGCTTGGCATCGCTCGTCATCTATCTCTTGGTAGGGCAAGCGCTGGCGGTGTTGGTCCTCTTCGGCGTCGTTGCGCTGAAGGGAGGCTTCTCGCACGACAAGCTCCGGCAGATTATGGCCGTCATTCAAGGAGTCGATCTACTCGCGCTGCGCGAAGGGGTCGAAGAGGATCGCACGAAGGATCATAGCGAACAACTCTCGTTAGCCGATATTGCCGAGGCCCGCGCGAGAAAGTCGCGCGATCTCGAGCTTCGCGAACAAGAATTGCGTAATCAATTGGCGCGCGCGACGTCGATGCAAAGAGTAGTAGCCGACGATACGGAGCGCTATCAACGGATGACGGCCGACTTCGAAACGCGGCTCAAGATGTTGCGCGAGGGAACCATCGCGGCGAGTTTGGAGAATGCCCGCCTGCTGCTGGAGAGCGTGAAGCCGAAGCAAGCGAAAGAGCAACTGCAAAAGATGCTCGACGGCGGCGAGATGAAGCAAGCGGTCTCGCTTTTGTCGGGCATGCCGATCGAGAAACGCGCGAAGATCGTGGCGGAGTTTAAGAACGAAAAAGAGTCGGAAGAATTGGCCGAGATGCTCCGCTTGATTCGCGCCGGCGAACCGGAAGTGACCGTGATCGACGAGACCGCGAAGCAGATCAAACAGCAAGGAACATGACGTCGCGGCCTGACCGTCGGTCGAGCCGCGCGGAACGAAGAACATCTTTAGAGTCGTCCCCCAGAGTTGACTTCGAGAAGACGAGGAAGCTTGTGCCTTTCGCCATAGAACCGACCGCATCGCCTGCCTTGGAAATCCCTGCGCCGATCGTCTCGACACCGTCGTCGAACGAGCGAGCGACGGGCTCGGTGCCGTCGTTTCAGGACCATCTCGAACGGGCCGGCCGCACGCCCGACGCACGCCGCGACGAACCGTCATCGTCGGAGTCGCGTGCCGAACGGAACGAGCGCGACGATCGTCGCGATGCAGCTTCCGCAAGTAGCGACCAAGCGGGAGAGCGCGCCGAGGCCGAGCGCCGCGAAGAACGGACGGACCCGACTCCGAGAAACGACGGAGACGCGACCGAGCCGCAGAAAGACAACGCCGAGAAAGCAAGCAAGGACGCTCCTCCGAAAGTCGACGGGAAAAAGAAGCACGGCTCGTCCGATCGACATCATGAGAAGAAGAAGGGGGAAGATACGACCGGAGTGGCCGTCGTCGCTGCGGCGGTCGTACAAGAGCCCGCGGCGAAAGATACAGTGTCGAAAGACGAAGTGACGCTGACAGAAGCGGGCCCCGAAGCAGACGCCGCCGCGGCTGCCATTGCCGAAGCGGCCCGAGCGGCAGCGAAAGAGACCGCGAAGCCGACGGTAGCGATCGCAGGTAAAGGTCGTCACGTCGATCCTACGAAAGCAACTGCTACGAAAGCGGTCGTGTCGGAAGAAGACGCAGTGAAGGCCAAGGCTGAGCAAGCAACCGCCGCAGCTGAGCAGAATGCGACGAAAGAAACGCCGGAAGTCGATCCTGCCGTCGTGGCTACGGCTGCGCCGGTCGTGTCGGAGTTGAGCAGCACGCAGACTCCGAAAAAATCCGATAAGAACGTGAAGCCGGCCGCTGCGACCGCGGAGACGACCGTAACAACGGAAGCGGTTGCCGAGGTCGCGACGACGGAAGCTCCGCAACCGACTGCCGAAGCGAAAGCCGCGACCGACGCGCCGGCGAGCAAGCCGGAGAAGACGGAAGAAAAGCACGACGGTGCCGGCAAGAACGAAGCGGCTTCGACCGCGGCGACCTTCGCCGCGCAGTTGTCGAGTGCCGTCGAGGCGACGACGTCGACCAACGGCGCAACGACGACGGCCGTCGCACAGGATGCCGCGGCAAGCATCGATGCGGCTTCTGCGGCAACGACGCCATCGGCCGGAAGGACGGACAATTCGACCGGCACGACGACGAAGCTCAGTCCCGATCGAGTGGCGACGAACGAAACGTTTCGGGCGGCGTTGTCTACCGAAACGGCTGCGGCCCGTGCGACGGGAAGCGACGTCGAGCAAAGCGGCGGCTTGTCGACCGCCGATCGCGCCAGGTTCGTGCAACGTGTGGCGCGTGCCGTGCGCACGACGCACGAGCGTGGGGGCGAGTTGCAGATTCGCTTGAGCCCGCCGGAGCTCGGCCAGTTGCGGTTGCAGGTGCAGATGACCGACGGAACCCTTTCGGCGCGGATCGAGGCGGAGACTCCGCAAGCGAAGCAACTGCTGACCGAAAACCTCGGCGTGTTGCGCGATCGGCTGGCGGAACAGAACGTACGCGTCGAGCGGATCGACGTCGAATTGATGAACACCGGCAACGGCGGCTCGCCGAACATGCAGGATCGGCGCAACGATCCTCCGCAAGAATCGCTCCGCCGCGGCTTCGGCACGGCGCCGCGCGGCGCCGACACGGTCGATGCCGGAGCGGCCGACCCGCGCGCAAGCGGTACTACGCCGACGACCGCCGGGCGGCTCAACGTCGTGATCTAAACGAACCGAAGCTCAACCGTGAACAACCAACGAACTCACTCGAATCCGATAACCAACGAGGCACACGAATGGCTACCGATACCAGCGTCGGCTCCGGCACGACACCGAAGGTCGATCGCTCGAAGCTGCCGCAGCAAGTCGACAAGTTCAACAATTTGAAGTCGGAAGACTACATCAAGCTGATGGTCTCGGAACTTCAAAACCAAGATCCGTTGAACCCGATGGACAATGCGCAGATGTTGCAGCAGGTGAGCCAGATTTCGAGCATTCAATCGACGAATAACTTGTCGACGACGTTGAACTCGGTGTTGCTCGGCCAAAATCTTTCGAGCGTCGGCTCGTTGATCGGCAAAGGAGTGATCGGCATCACCGACGCCGGAACGGCCGTGCAAGGGATCGTCGATAGCGCATCGATCGTCGACGGCAAGCCGTATCTCAACGTGCCGAAGGCCGATGGTACGTCGTTGGATCAAGTCTCGCTCTCGAATATTTCGCAGGTTCTTTAAACGCAAGAATGCCCGACGGACGCAACGGTCGGACGATGCCGGGGCAGCATCGCAAATTCCTTCACACTTAACTTCGTCGCTCGATAAAGGGGCCAGATCATGGGCTTGTCTTCGGTATTCAATACGGCCGTCACCGGTTTGCAGGCGAGCGAAACGATGATCGACGTCGCAGGCAACAACGTCGCGAACTCGAACACGATCGGCTTCAAGAAGTCGGAAGCGTTGTTTTCGACGCAGTTCTTGCAGACGTTGGGGCTCGGCTCCGCACCGTCCGACGGCACCGGCGGTACGAACCCACGCCAGATCGGCCTCGGTACGCAGGTACAAGCGATTCGTCCCGACTTCACGCAAGGAACGATCGCGATCAGTTCCAATCCCTCGGACTTGGCGCTCCAGGGAGACGGGTTCTTCATCGTGCGCAGCTCGAGCGGTGAGCAACTCTATACGCGCAACGGTAAGTTCGAGTTGAACTCGCAGAGCGAGCTCGTTTCGGCAGGGGGCGAGCGCTTGCTCGGCTTCGGCATCGACGACAATTACCAAATTCAATCGACGACGCTGCAGTCGTTGACGATCCCGTTGGGTTCCGCGGCGGTCGCGAAGCCGACTGAGAACGTATATCTGCAAGGGACCTTGACGCCGACCGGAGCCGTTGCCGAGGCGGACAAGGGTGAGATCATCGCCTCGCGCGTCTTCAGCGACGGCTCGAAGGGCTACCCGACCACTTCGCCGAGCACTTCGATCGTGAATCTGCCGTCGACCGGCGCCGGCGCCGTTCCCGGCACCACTCCCGGCTCGATTCCCGACGGCACTTATCGCTACAAGTTCGTTTATGTAGACGCTAGCGGGAACGAGTCGACCGCTTCCACCCCGATCGGGCCGTTTACGGTTACCAACCCCACGACCAACTCGGTCGATCTCACGCTTCCGGCCGCGCCGTTGGGCTATACGACGACGCGTATCTACCGCACGGACGACACCACCTCGCCGTTTACTTACGACAAGATCGCGGACATCGCGGGCACGTCGACCGCTTACACCGATATCGCGGCTGCGGGCACCACGCCGCCGCTCACGGAAAGCGGCCTGATCGCCGGAGCGAGCTACAGCTACTACGTCACTTGGTACAACTCGCTCACCGGCCAAGAGAGCCGGCCGGTGTCTTCGATCGGTGCGCAAACCATCGGTGCAGATGGTCAGAAGATCGCACTGACGAACATCCCTCAACCTCCCACGGTCGCGCCGCCGGCATCTCCCGAATACGACCAGGTGCGCATCTATCGCAGCCTGGGAGACACATCGAACCAGCCGACCGAGCAATTCCGCCTCACGTTGCCGACCGGTTTCTCAGGCACGACCTATATCGACGGACAAAGCGATGCGTCGATCAACAACGATCTGAATAAGATCAATCTCGACGGACCCCCGATTTCGCTCACTACCTCGCTGAAAGACTTGGTCTATCTCGACGGCTCCAGCTACGTGCATGCGTTTCAGCCCGGCGCTACGTTTCAAGACGGCACCTTTACGTTCACGGGCCGCAAGGGAGATCGGGCGTTGACTGCCAAATCGTTGGCGATCGATGCGACGACGAACGTGCAAGACCTCGCCGACTTCATGGAAGAGGAAATGGGCATTCAGGCGATCAGCGGCAACGAAGGAGGGAGCATCACTCCCGATAGTCGACTGCAATTCATCGGCAACACGGGTGCCGACAACAAGTTGGAAATTCGTCTCTCGGGCATGCAGTTCACGCCGACCGGATCGACATCGACTTCTCAGGTGAACATGGCTTATACGTCGACGCAAGCAGCGACGGGCCAAAGCGCCGTGGCCGACTTCGTCGCTTACGACTCGCTGGGCATCGCCGTGAACGTGCGCGTGACGACCGTCTTGGAATCGCGCACCGGTACGGAAACCGTTTACCGTTGGTTCGCCGACTCCGGCGACAACGATCCGCGCGTCGGCAACAACATCGCGGTCGGTTCGGGCACGATCAAGTTCGACGGCGAAGGAAAGTTCATCTCGGCGTCCAACTCTTCCGTCGCGATCTCGCGCGAGCACATTCCTTCGACTTCGCCGATGGAATTCGAACTCGACTTCACGCAAATCTCGGGGCTTTCGGCTACGAAGAGCACCCTCTCGGCCACGCGCCAAGATGGTTTCCCGCCCGGCAAGTTGACCAGCTATTTGATCGGTGAAGACGGCAAGATTCGCGGCGTGTTCGACAACGGAACCGAACGGGATCTGGGCCAGATCGTGTTGGCTCGCTTCGCCAATCCGTCGGGCCTCGAACAACGGGGTCAGAATCTCTACAGCTCCGCGGTCAACTCCGGGTTGCCGGTTACTGGCAAGCCGGGCGATCAAGGAATCGGCACCGTCGTGTCGGGCGCGGTCGAGCAATCGAATACCGACATCAGCAAGAGCCTCATCGACCTGATCTCGGCATCGACGCAGTATCGGGGCAACGCGCGCGTCATCACGGCTGCGCAACAGCTGCTCGACGAACTTCTGAACTTGCGCCGGTAGGTCGACGTTTTCCGAATAGCCGACTTCGACGAAGAGACCTTTTACGATGATCAAAGTGACGAACCTCAGCGGCGAACCGTTTTTGCTCAATGCGGAACTGATCCGCTACGTCGAAGCTCGGCCCGACACGTTCATTACCTTGTTGCAGGGAGAGCGCATCGTCGTGCGCGAAACGATGGACGAAGTGTTGCATCTGACGCTCGACTATCAACGCTCGAAGCATTTCGTGCCGCTGCGTCGACACGCCGCCGCTTCCGCGACCGGCGAGTTCGAACTGCCGCCCCTGTTCGATGAGGCGGCCGCTTGAGTACCAGAAACGTGGTGATCTATGGATCCTAAAAAGCCCTACATCGACATCGCGTCGATCCTCGGCGTCGTCACCGCTTTGGCGGCGATGGTCTATGCGGTGCTTGCCGGCGGCGGCAGCGCGGGGGCGTTTATCGACTATCCCTCGTTGGCTTGCGTCGGCGGCGGCAGCATCGCTGCGCTCTTGATGTGTTATCCGCTGAAGAACGTAATGACGATCGGTAAGGTTTATAAAGTCGTCTTCGTCAATCAGTTGCCCGACGTTCCGGCTGTGATCGAGACGCTCGTGTCGCTGTCCGAAACGGCGCGTCGCGAAGGGTTGCTCGCGCTGGAGAATAAGATCGGCAGTCTGAAGGATCCGTTTATCGTGCTCGGTATTCAAATGGCGGTCGACGGCACTCGGCCCGAGATCATCGAAGAGGTGCTGCGAACGGAAATCGAATCGAAGGCGATGCGCCATAGCGTCGGCAAGGGGCTGATCGATCAGCTCGGAAAGTACGGTCCGGCGTTCGGAATGATCGGCACGCTGTTGGGGCTCGTGATCATGCTCGGCAATATGTCCGATCCGAATTCGATCGGGCCGGGAATGGCCGTGGCCTTGCTGACGACGCTCTACGGTGCGCTCTTGGCGAATGCGATCTGTCTGCCGTTTGCCGAAAAGCTCAACTTTCTCAACAAGCAAGAATTGCTGGCGATGGAGATCGTGCTGAAGGGAATCATGGCGATCCAGTCGGGCGACAACCCGCGCGTCATCCAGCAGAAGCTCAATATGTATTTGCCGCCGAAGGCCCGAACCCGCGGCTTCAAAGCGGCGTGAGCGCCGGGAAATCGAGATGACCGCGTATGGCGTTTCAAGAAGACCCGCCGGCAAGCTTGCCCGATTGGTTCGTCACCTACGGCGACATGATGTCGCTCTTGCTGACGTTCTTCATCATGCTCGTTTCGATGAGCGAACTGAAAACCGATAGCCGCGTATTGTCGGCCGTCGATGCGCTGCAGAAGCAATTCGGCAACGACAAGGAAAACGTACCGGGTGCCGCACGCCAAAGGGGCGCGAAAGTCGAAGCACCGCTCGGCCCGAACGCACTCGTGCAAGGTCTGCGACCGGGTCGGCAAGTGATGGCCGGCGGCACGATTCTGTTCGACGAAAACGTCGTCGCGCCGACGGACGACGAGGTTGCGAAGTTGCGGCTCATTGCCGAGCAGTTTCAAGGCAAAGCGCAGATGATCGAGATCCGCGGCCACACCTCGCGCCGGCCGTTGCCCAAAGACTCGCAGTTGACCGACCATTGGGATTTGGCCTTCGCCCGCTGTCGGGAAGTGCAGACCCGGCTCGAAGGGATGGGCATCGACCCGAAACGGATCCGGCTCTCGCTTTCGGCCGGAAACGAGCCGGTTTACAGCGGCGACGACTACTTGCGCCGCAAAGCCAACTCGCGCGTCGAGGCGTTTCTATTGAACGAATATGCCAGTGATTACGAAAATGCCGACGGCGCAGCCCCCAGCGACGTCAAACCCTAAGCGAGCGGCGCGGACGATTCCGTAAGCTAGAGTTGTTTCGGAAAGCGTCGATCGGTGACGTGATGGCGTAGTTTTTTCGAGCGGTAAACGGTTATGGCAGCTCCTCACGAAAAAGAAGCGGCGCATGCAGGTCCGGCGAAGGTCGGTCTGCTTTCCAAACTGTTGCCGGCATTGATAGTCATCGCCGTCGTGACGGGCGAAGGGGTCGCCGCGTTCATGTTGATGCCGTCGGTCGAGCAAAATGCGAAGGCCGCGCAGGAAGCTCTCGCCGCGAAGCCTCCGGAGCCCGAGCACAACGCCCACGACGCCGAGCTTTCGGAAGTCGATTTGGAGCCATTTAAGATCACGTCGTTTCAGCCGGCATCGAGCATTACGTTGCGCGTCGAGTTCCATCTGTTCGGGATGGTGCCGGCAGACAAAGCCGAAGCGTTTAAGACGTTGTATGAAGCGAAGAAAAATCGGGTGCGCGACAACGTCAACGGCATCATTCGCAGCGCCGAAATGAACGACCTCACCGACCCGGGGTTGGGCTTGATCAAACGGAAGATATTAGAGACAACTAACAAGGCGCTCGGAAAGCCGTTGCTCGAAGGAGTGATGTTCTCCGAGTTCACGTTCTTAGAACAGTAGTGAAGGAAACGTAGTTTCCGAAGCTGTTGTTTGCGAAGAGCGGCGTTATCAGAGTTGTCCGCGCAGTCGAAGTCGCCATCGCGCCAGGAGGGTGCAGGCACGACTGTTTCGTCCTAGCGAGTTGCTTCGCTCAGATCGTTTCGCGTCGAGAGTTGGCGGCTGTGAGGCCGTCGACCGTGACGCTTTCGGCTAAAGGAATGGATTCCGATGCCCGGCGACGAATCAAATCAGGTCAGCGCGAGCGAGATCGAAGAACTCTTGCGCCAAGCGCGCGAAGGAACCGCTCCCGGCGGTTCGCCCGCGGCAGGGGCTTCTTCCACGGCGACCTCGGACGCTTCAGGCGCAGGGGCGACGCATGCCGACTCGACCGTGTCGTCGAAGCCCGGTGTGTCGAAACCGGCCGCTAAGCCGGTCGTGCCG
The sequence above is a segment of the Planctomycetia bacterium genome. Coding sequences within it:
- the fliJ gene encoding flagellar export protein FliJ, producing the protein MAAFKFRLQTLVRIREGARDERREQLAEVLRIDEALQAQLTDLERDRHQARREQTFGVGRVDVDRMLGMQRYEALLIAEIEHVQRQRTKVGEELERRRLALLEADREVRVLEKLREVRLAEYRAETAVAEMKVTDEAAARCVGEEFDR
- a CDS encoding flagellar hook-basal body complex protein, with product MGLSSVFNTAVTGLQASETMIDVAGNNVANSNTIGFKKSEALFSTQFLQTLGLGSAPSDGTGGTNPRQIGLGTQVQAIRPDFTQGTIAISSNPSDLALQGDGFFIVRSSSGEQLYTRNGKFELNSQSELVSAGGERLLGFGIDDNYQIQSTTLQSLTIPLGSAAVAKPTENVYLQGTLTPTGAVAEADKGEIIASRVFSDGSKGYPTTSPSTSIVNLPSTGAGAVPGTTPGSIPDGTYRYKFVYVDASGNESTASTPIGPFTVTNPTTNSVDLTLPAAPLGYTTTRIYRTDDTTSPFTYDKIADIAGTSTAYTDIAAAGTTPPLTESGLIAGASYSYYVTWYNSLTGQESRPVSSIGAQTIGADGQKIALTNIPQPPTVAPPASPEYDQVRIYRSLGDTSNQPTEQFRLTLPTGFSGTTYIDGQSDASINNDLNKINLDGPPISLTTSLKDLVYLDGSSYVHAFQPGATFQDGTFTFTGRKGDRALTAKSLAIDATTNVQDLADFMEEEMGIQAISGNEGGSITPDSRLQFIGNTGADNKLEIRLSGMQFTPTGSTSTSQVNMAYTSTQAATGQSAVADFVAYDSLGIAVNVRVTTVLESRTGTETVYRWFADSGDNDPRVGNNIAVGSGTIKFDGEGKFISASNSSVAISREHIPSTSPMEFELDFTQISGLSATKSTLSATRQDGFPPGKLTSYLIGEDGKIRGVFDNGTERDLGQIVLARFANPSGLEQRGQNLYSSAVNSGLPVTGKPGDQGIGTVVSGAVEQSNTDISKSLIDLISASTQYRGNARVITAAQQLLDELLNLRR
- a CDS encoding flagellar FlbD family protein, which produces MIKVTNLSGEPFLLNAELIRYVEARPDTFITLLQGERIVVRETMDEVLHLTLDYQRSKHFVPLRRHAAASATGEFELPPLFDEAAA
- a CDS encoding flagellar hook-length control protein FliK, with translation MPFAIEPTASPALEIPAPIVSTPSSNERATGSVPSFQDHLERAGRTPDARRDEPSSSESRAERNERDDRRDAASASSDQAGERAEAERREERTDPTPRNDGDATEPQKDNAEKASKDAPPKVDGKKKHGSSDRHHEKKKGEDTTGVAVVAAAVVQEPAAKDTVSKDEVTLTEAGPEADAAAAAIAEAARAAAKETAKPTVAIAGKGRHVDPTKATATKAVVSEEDAVKAKAEQATAAAEQNATKETPEVDPAVVATAAPVVSELSSTQTPKKSDKNVKPAAATAETTVTTEAVAEVATTEAPQPTAEAKAATDAPASKPEKTEEKHDGAGKNEAASTAATFAAQLSSAVEATTSTNGATTTAVAQDAAASIDAASAATTPSAGRTDNSTGTTTKLSPDRVATNETFRAALSTETAAARATGSDVEQSGGLSTADRARFVQRVARAVRTTHERGGELQIRLSPPELGQLRLQVQMTDGTLSARIEAETPQAKQLLTENLGVLRDRLAEQNVRVERIDVELMNTGNGGSPNMQDRRNDPPQESLRRGFGTAPRGADTVDAGAADPRASGTTPTTAGRLNVVI
- a CDS encoding FliI/YscN family ATPase → MLELADQLDDILPAALEGRIVRTIGMTAAAAGFPAPVGALVEIQRHAGPPLEAEVIGFRDDLTLLFPFADLAGIRQGDRVRLKRTKNLLRVGEQLLGRVIDARGIAIDGRPQPMLSDRAPLDRKPPNPVERPRIDKPISTGVRVIDGLLTCGQGQRMGIFAGSGVGKSVTLGMMAKYTSADVNVIALIGERGRELNEFLERDLGPQGRARSVVVAATSDEPALLRVRAAFAATAVAEWFRDRGKNVLLIMDSLTRFALAQREIGLAAGEPPTTRGFPPSVFALLPKLVERAGRTKQGSITAFYSVLVEGDDENEPIADCVRGLLDGHTWLSRKIASRNHYPAVDVLASLSRLMSEVASPEHRDAAGIVRELMASYRDNEDLISIGAYRKGSNRTIDLAIEMQEIINTFLKQEVSESCTVAQAQQLLAQIKQICQQKVKAAVGNEPAAVGSR